One Nitrospirota bacterium DNA segment encodes these proteins:
- a CDS encoding DUF3015 domain-containing protein: MINKFLLLLFALALVSVQALDAFAAGNPDTGPGCGLGKLAWQDYKGQKQIAPQVMMATTNGTFGSQTFGISFGTSGCTNDGVIMRTERTNVFVFAMFDNLSQELAKGQGEHLASLATLMGVPPEHQAEFFAMTQEKYKALVEAGEASPVAVIKAIEDAMAEHPVLAKVAAPR; the protein is encoded by the coding sequence ATGATAAACAAATTCTTGCTGCTGCTCTTCGCGCTCGCGCTGGTCAGTGTTCAAGCCCTCGACGCTTTCGCGGCCGGGAATCCTGACACCGGTCCTGGTTGCGGGCTGGGAAAACTGGCCTGGCAAGACTACAAGGGGCAGAAGCAGATTGCCCCGCAGGTAATGATGGCCACGACGAACGGTACCTTCGGCAGCCAGACGTTCGGGATCAGTTTCGGGACATCGGGGTGCACGAACGACGGCGTGATCATGAGAACAGAGCGGACCAACGTCTTCGTCTTCGCTATGTTCGACAACCTCTCCCAGGAGCTGGCAAAGGGTCAGGGCGAACACCTCGCGTCGCTTGCCACTTTGATGGGTGTGCCGCCTGAGCATCAAGCCGAGTTTTTCGCTATGACCCAGGAGAAATACAAAGCATTGGTAGAAGCGGGGGAGGCGTCGCCGGTGGCGGTGATTAAGGCCATCGAGGACGCTATGGCCGAGCACCCGGTTTTGGCCAAAGTCGCCGCGCCGCGCTAA
- a CDS encoding metallophosphoesterase family protein — MSPGWGILRVGVIADTHGLFDRAVLRHFQDVDHILHAGDIGGKSVIEQLEQLAPVTAVSGNVDGYGRSGFPPETVIELGGRRIALRHILFEGGRLTKEGRAFLERVRPDVCVFGHTHQPTAEWVGATLLFNPGSAGPKRFTLPRGLGLLTIDDGITTAHLVLPDRAE; from the coding sequence ATGAGTCCGGGGTGGGGGATCCTTCGCGTCGGCGTGATTGCGGACACCCACGGGCTCTTCGATCGGGCCGTCCTGCGGCATTTTCAGGACGTCGATCACATCCTCCACGCGGGGGATATCGGCGGCAAGTCCGTCATCGAACAACTGGAACAACTCGCGCCCGTCACCGCCGTGTCCGGCAATGTGGATGGATATGGGCGCAGCGGATTTCCCCCGGAGACCGTGATCGAGCTGGGCGGCCGACGGATCGCCCTCCGGCATATCCTCTTCGAAGGCGGGAGGTTGACCAAAGAGGGGCGTGCCTTCCTGGAGCGAGTGCGCCCCGACGTTTGCGTGTTCGGCCACACCCATCAACCCACGGCAGAATGGGTCGGCGCGACGCTGCTGTTCAACCCCGGCTCCGCCGGCCCGAAACGCTTCACGCTTCCGCGGGGACTCGGTCTTCTGACGATCGACGACGGCATCACCACGGCTCACCTTGTCTTGCCGGATCGGGCCGAGTAA
- a CDS encoding M48 family metallopeptidase — protein MTRTPNALCFGHDLPGAGVPCRVTVGPDGLSIEFTDQANRLAREIVPFSALSIGAGGFDHDHLVLQWTANGAGRTVYLKDPTAIVAFRQSAPQGLTDHLERTAERVRRSRRSRRTVIAVSAASLLGLLLALWFGFDAIVSMAVSRIPVAWEEKIGETVQRDFLAGQTMLPGGPAVEAVQEITKRLTSHLPDNPYTFHVTVVRSDVVNAFALPGGYVVVFTGLLQKAENPEEVAGVLSHELNHVLQRHGLERIVKTLGVVAVVTILVGDQQGLIGLAKQLGVELLTLKFSREQETEADVTGLKLLHRAKIAPDGMIRFFERLSESESGRVELLSTHPMSAARAERLKAEAASLPRQVPEPFGFEWSRVQESLGRGQKGSP, from the coding sequence ATGACTCGCACGCCCAACGCCCTCTGTTTCGGCCATGACCTGCCGGGCGCGGGAGTGCCTTGCCGTGTCACTGTCGGTCCTGATGGACTGTCGATCGAGTTCACCGACCAGGCCAACCGACTCGCGAGGGAGATCGTCCCGTTCTCTGCTCTGTCGATCGGAGCGGGCGGGTTCGATCACGATCACCTCGTCTTGCAATGGACCGCGAACGGGGCAGGCCGAACGGTCTATCTGAAGGATCCAACGGCCATCGTCGCCTTTCGGCAATCCGCTCCGCAGGGGCTGACGGACCATCTGGAGCGGACCGCGGAGCGTGTACGGCGCTCGCGACGGAGCCGGCGCACTGTCATCGCGGTGTCCGCCGCTTCCCTGCTGGGGTTGCTGCTTGCCCTGTGGTTTGGCTTCGACGCCATCGTGTCGATGGCCGTGAGTCGCATTCCTGTAGCATGGGAGGAGAAGATCGGGGAAACGGTGCAGCGCGACTTCCTGGCCGGACAGACGATGCTTCCCGGCGGGCCGGCGGTCGAGGCGGTCCAGGAGATCACCAAACGGCTCACATCTCACCTTCCCGACAATCCCTACACGTTTCACGTCACGGTAGTCCGGAGCGATGTTGTGAACGCCTTCGCCTTGCCGGGCGGGTATGTCGTCGTGTTCACCGGGTTACTCCAGAAGGCGGAGAATCCGGAAGAAGTGGCGGGCGTCCTGAGCCATGAGCTCAATCACGTGCTCCAGCGGCATGGGCTGGAGCGGATCGTCAAAACATTGGGGGTTGTGGCGGTGGTCACCATCCTGGTCGGCGATCAGCAGGGCCTGATCGGGCTGGCCAAGCAATTGGGCGTGGAACTGCTCACGTTGAAGTTCAGCCGCGAGCAAGAGACAGAGGCGGACGTGACGGGGCTGAAGCTGCTCCACCGGGCCAAGATTGCGCCGGATGGCATGATCCGGTTCTTCGAGCGGCTCTCCGAGTCGGAGAGCGGGCGCGTCGAACTGCTCTCGACTCACCCGATGAGCGCCGCGCGGGCGGAGCGACTGAAGGCGGAAGCGGCGTCGCTCCCGCGCCAGGTGCCGGAGCCGTTCGGTTTCGAGTGGAGCAGAGTTCAGGAGTCTCTGGGGCGGGGCCAGAAAGGCTCGCCATGA
- a CDS encoding TIGR00266 family protein, with amino-acid sequence MKSEILYPGAFPMVRVYLAAGESVKAESGAMVAASPTIDVESKMEGGFLGALSRKLLTGEKFFFQTLRATRGAGEVLLAPTVPGDIVVLELDGVNEYLVQKDGFLAGAEDVRIESQMQSLSRGLLGGEGFFILRIGGTGQLILNSFGAIHKVELKPDEEYIVDNSHLVAWTATTTYSIEKAAAGWIASFTSGEGFVCRFRGPGLVYIQSRNPSGFGAWIRQFIPVSE; translated from the coding sequence ATGAAAAGCGAAATCTTATATCCGGGCGCGTTTCCGATGGTACGGGTGTATCTGGCGGCGGGGGAAAGTGTGAAGGCGGAGTCCGGGGCAATGGTGGCGGCGTCCCCGACGATTGATGTCGAGAGCAAGATGGAAGGCGGGTTTCTCGGCGCACTGTCCCGCAAGCTCCTCACCGGCGAAAAATTCTTCTTTCAGACGCTCCGGGCGACCCGCGGAGCAGGAGAGGTGTTGTTGGCACCTACGGTACCCGGTGACATCGTCGTTCTCGAACTGGATGGAGTGAACGAGTACCTCGTGCAGAAGGACGGGTTTCTGGCCGGGGCCGAGGATGTCAGGATCGAAAGTCAGATGCAGAGTCTCAGCCGGGGCTTGCTCGGGGGCGAAGGGTTCTTCATCCTGAGAATCGGCGGAACCGGGCAATTGATTCTGAACAGCTTCGGCGCCATCCACAAAGTCGAGCTTAAGCCGGACGAAGAATATATCGTGGACAACAGCCATCTCGTGGCGTGGACGGCTACCACGACCTACAGCATTGAAAAGGCGGCGGCGGGCTGGATCGCCAGTTTCACCTCCGGCGAAGGGTTCGTCTGCCGGTTCCGCGGTCCCGGCCTGGTCTACATTCAAAGTCGCAACCCCAGCGGGTTCGGGGCCTGGATCAGGCAGTTCATCCCCGTCTCCGAATAG